In Pristis pectinata isolate sPriPec2 chromosome 11, sPriPec2.1.pri, whole genome shotgun sequence, the following proteins share a genomic window:
- the rpl21 gene encoding 60S ribosomal protein L21 — MTNTRGKRRGTRYMFARPFRKHGPVPLSTYFSIYKKGDIVDIKGTGTVQKGMPHKCYHGKTGRIYNVTQHAVGIIINKQVKGKILAKRINVRIEHIKHSKSRDSFLLRVKANEQAKKEAKEKGTWVDLKRKPAEPRKAHFVRTKANKPQLLEPIPYEFMA; from the exons ATGACTAACACCAGGGGTAAAAGGAGGGGAACGCGATATATGTTCGCAAGGCCTTTCCGCAAGCACG GACCTGTTCCCCTCTCTACCTATTTCAGTATCTACAAGAAGGGAGATATCGTTGACATCAAG GGCACAGGCACTGTTCAAAAGGGCATGCCTCACAAATGTTATCACGGGAAGACTGGAAGAATTTATAATGTTACACAACATGCTGTGGGCATTATTATTAACAAGCAAGTCAA GGGCAAGATCCTTGCCAAAAGAATTAATGTGCGTATTGAGCACATTAAGCATTCAAAAAGCAGAGACAGTTTTCTGCTTCGTGTGAAAGCAAATGAACAGGCCAAGAAAGAGGCTAAGGAGAAGGGGACTTGGGTTGATCTGAAACGCAAG CCTGCTGAGCCCAGGAAGGCACACTTCGTGCGAACCAAGGCCAACAAGCCACAGCTGCTGGAGCCTATTCCTTATGAGTTCATGGCATAA